From Clarias gariepinus isolate MV-2021 ecotype Netherlands chromosome 2, CGAR_prim_01v2, whole genome shotgun sequence, one genomic window encodes:
- the drd1a gene encoding D(1) dopamine receptor — MIFLDVRQITPISIRAQEKDASQLIIYQALLSGLQRVPAFYDAVISGRKTKLAVMDVNLTVIDSGLLESDQSTRVLTGCFLSLLILSTLLGNMLVCAAVTKFRHLRSKVTNFFVISLAVSDLLVAILVMPWRAVTEIVGFWPFGSFCDIWVAFDIMCSTASILNLCVISVDRYWAISSPFRYERKMTPKVAFVMISTAWTLSVLVSFIPVQLNWHKAQPVSILLQNASHEAPLMDNCDSSLNRAYAISSSLISFYIPVAIMIVTYTQIYRIAQKQIKRISALERAAESAKFRHNSMGSSCNMDSESSFKMSFKRETKVLKTLSVIMGVFVCCWLPFFVLNCMVPFCEHNPPCISPATFDIFMWFGWANSSLNPIIYAFNEDFRRAFAILLGCPRLCPGHNVIETHSINKN; from the coding sequence ATGATATTTTTGGATGTGAGACAAATAACCCCAATCTCAATTAGAGCACAGGAAAAGGATGCCAGTCAGCTTATCATCTATCAGGCTCTGCTTTCAGGCTTGCAGCGTGTTCCTGCCTTCTATGATGCAGTGATTTCTGGAAGGAAAACAAAACTGGCAGTGATGGATGTAAATTTAACAGTGATTGACAGTGGTTTGTTGGAGAGCGACCAATCGACACGAGTCCTCACCGGTTGCTTCTTGTCTCTCCTTATTCTTTCCACTCTGCTGGGGAACATGCTAGTCTGTGCAGCAGTCACTAAATTCCGCCATCTCCGATCCAAAGTCACCAACTTCTTCGTCATCTCACTGGCTGTGTCAGATCTATTGGTCGCCATCTTGGTCATGCCTTGGAGGGCTGTAACGGAAATCGTTGGCTTCTGGCCTTTTGGATCGTTCTGTGACATCTGGGTTGCTTTTGATATTATGTGCTCGACAGCATCCATCCTCAACCTTTGTGTTATCAGTGTAGACCGGTACTGGGCAATTTCCAGCCCATTCCGCTATGAGAGAAAGATGACTCCCAAAGTGGCATTTGTGATGATCAGCACAGCTTGGACGCTGTCTGTGCTCGTCTCCTTCATCCCAGTGCAGCTGAACTGGCACAAAGCACAGCCAGTAAGCATCCTGTTGCAGAACGCTTCTCACGAGGCACCCTTAATGGACAACTGTGACTCGAGCCTCAACCGAGCCTATGCAATTTCCTCTTCCCTCATCAGCTTCTACATCCCAGTGGCCATCATGATTGTGACCTACACACAGATTTACAGAATAGCTCAGAAGCAGATTAAGAGGATCTCTGCCCTGGAAAGGGCTGCTGAGAGTGCCAAGTTCCGACACAACAGCATGGGCAGCAGCTGCAATATGGATTCAGAGAGCTCCTTTAAGATGTCTTTTAAAAGGGAGACCAAGGTGCTAAAGACCCTGTCTGTTATAAtgggagtgtttgtgtgttgctGGTTGCCCTTCTTCGTCCTTAACTGCATGGTGCCATTTTGCGAGCATAACCCCCCATGCATCAGTCCAGCCACCTTTGATATCTTCATGTGGTTTGGATGGGCAAACTCTTCTCTCAACCCCATTATATATGCATTCAATGAAGACTTCCGCAGAGCTTTTGCCATTCTCTTGGGCTGTCCTAGGCTTTGCCCAGGTCACAATGTCATAGAGACACATAgtataaacaaaaactaa